A stretch of Podospora bellae-mahoneyi strain CBS 112042 chromosome 5, whole genome shotgun sequence DNA encodes these proteins:
- a CDS encoding hypothetical protein (EggNog:ENOG503P031; COG:S), protein MAQLSDFPDEIIRHVLHFVSAEDNLRIFQLASRRLHNIANEPLLWRTYCLRCFHFWDARHNLEKKLKARASSVGWKDLWLKRRRTNFRVERWLDGIVRTTRGQARRVAAICELGLDVKDYLLDQRYIDDSDEYVLAKKYWAQATLDSLHRGLAVEVWFSYQGRLNSREHLDAALGAFDMFVLHDQDHDLNYIARTLDQYAIQYITEHPHSKRFNTRDKAINLMRWLRLKNYIGAEFPISEYRNLQYCLIGHVLSEREHASLPLVAAAIFVCVAQRLGINAACLNFPGHAYVSVEPPAGEDLDGELVWSNKRPTALHRMYIDPFTSDHEVPIEHLRAKLVEHGWESDDDSASFQPSPVPIIVQRMAKNLKASWAEVYTLPENDPKIISTGRLRTGVPLRNLNTAKYAAMWADLMTKDPATFRWSDSLSRLLAECSQHWSEDLWILEKYLSPVYEAYDSFLKRQPMAMDDRVGWQHVPDIIRMMNNLDNRGSTACHRRYTEDIQRSVHYKIGQVFRHKRYGYVGVINGWRSKNMMLPDPHTVSHEDARVEGGRFDMYSEMGYGRRPTDKIFYTCVRPAYCRLRIAQENVEIITDPAEIPEELFIAAGRFFKRFDRESCRFVSNIKEYYPDD, encoded by the exons ATGGCTCAACTCTCCGACTTCCCCGATGAGATCATCCGTCACGTCCTTCACTTTGTGTCTGCTGAAGACAACCTCCGCATCTTCCAGCTAGCATCACGACGCCTACATAATATCGCGAACGAGCCCCTGCTGTGGCGAACTTATTGTCTGCGTTGTTTCCACTTTTGGGATGCGAGACACAAcctcgagaagaagctcaaagcCAGAGCCTCTTCGGTTGGCTGGAAGGACTTGTGGCTGAAGAGGCGGAGAACAAACTTTCGGGTGGAACGATGGCTGGATGGTATCGTGAGGACCACCAGAGGTCAGGCCAGGAGGGTAGCAGCCATCTGTGAGCTTGGCCTAGATGTCAAGGACTACTTGCTGGATCAGCGCTACATTGATGACTCGGACGAGTATGTGTTGGCGAAGAAGTACTGGGCGCAAGCCACCTTGGACAGTCTTCATAGGGGACTAGCAGTGGAGGTATGGTTCAGTTACCAAGGGCGTCTCAACAGCAGGGAACATCTCGATGCTGCGCTGGGGGCTTTTGACATGTTTGTCTTGCACGACCAGGATCATGATCTTAACTAC ATCGCCCGGACGCTTGATCAGTACGCCATCCAATACATCACGGAGCATCCACATTCCAAAAGGTTCAACACGAGAGACAAAGCCATTAACCTGATGCGCTGGCTTCGACTCAAGAATTACATTGGCGCCGAGTTCCCCATCAGCGAGTATCGCAATCTGCAGTACTGCCTTATTGGACACGTCCTATCCGAAAGGGAGCACGCGTCGCTCCCCCTGGTTGCGGCTGCCATCTTCGTTTGCGTGGCCCAACGGTTGGGAATAAATGCCGCCTGTCTCAACTTCCCAGGTCATGCCTATGTCAGCGTCGAGCCGCCCGCCGGCGAAGACCTGGACGGCGAGCTTGTGTGGAGCAACAAGCGACCGACAGCTTTGCACCGCATGTACATCGATCCCTTCACCTCAGATCACGAGGTGCCCATCGAACACCTTCGCGCCAAGTTAGTTGAACATGGCTGGGAAAGCGACGACGACTCTGCCAGTTTCCAGCCGTCGCCCGTGCCCATCATCGTCCAGCGAATGGCAAAAAACCTCAAGGCCTCATGGGCTGAGGTGTACACGCTTCCCGAAAACGACCCCAAGATCATCTCTACCGGCCGCCTCCGTACCGGTGTTCCTCTTCGCAACCTCAACACAGCCAAATACGCCGCCATGTGGGCTGACCTCATGACCAAGGATCCAGCCACATTTCGGTGGAGTGACTCCCTGTCCAGGCTCCTGGCAGAATGTTCACAACACTGGTCAGAAGATTTATGGATCCTCGAGAAGTATCTCTCGCCCGTGTACGAAGCGTACGACTCATTCCTCAAACGCCAGCCTATGGCCATGGATGACCGCGTCGGGTGGCAGCACGTACCGGATATCATCCGAATGATGAACAATCTCGACAACCGGGGGTCAACAGCGTGTCATAGAAGGTACACAGAGGACATTCAGCGGTCGGTGCACTACAAGATTGGACAGGTTTTTAGGCACAAGAGGTACGGGTATGTGGGCGTTATCAACGGGTGGAGAAGCAAGAATATGATGCTGCCGGATCCGCATACGGTCTCGCATGAGGATGCAAGGGTGGAAGGTGGAAGATTTGATATGTATTCCGAGATGGGGTATGGCCGGCGGCCGACTGACAAGATTTTTTATACTTGCGT GAGACCGGCGTATTGTCGCCTCAGAATTGCGCAGGAGAATGTGGAGATTATCACGGATCCGGCTGAAATTCCAGAGGAGCTTTTTATCGCGGCGGGTAGGTTCTTTAAACGGTTTGATCGGGAGAGTTGTCGGTTTGTTTCCAACATTAAGGAGTACTACCCTGATGATTGA
- the THS1 gene encoding threonyl-tRNA synthetase (EggNog:ENOG503NUM7; COG:J) produces MEKVEKVTEALKKATIGGDEKKAKKEKKAAPAADASAGPLEMNPPPSFIQERIDLFDRLYKEQQEEIASRPREDITITMPDGTIKVGKSYETTPAEIAKGISNSLFKRTVVARIDGETLWDLERPLEKSCKLELLDFNDDQGKFVFWHSSAHILGEACERRFGCSLCIGPPVDNGFYYEMALPDGAAVQSTDWAPLESIVSKVVKEKQPFQRLEMSKEDLLKMFAYNKYKQHIIKDKIEDGTKTTVYRNGPLIDLCRGPHVPDTGRIEAFAIMKNSSSYFLGDANNDSLQRIYGVSFPDKKQMAAHKKFLEEAAKRDHRLIGKQQELFYFEECSPGSAMWLPHGMRIHNAIMDYIKEEYWARGYDEVMTPNMFNVSLWEQSGHLAHYKEDMFLLDVDKEQFGLKPMNCPAHAMMFRHRERSHKELPLRLADFGVLHRNEASGALSGLTRVRRFQQDDAHIFCREDQIKEEVADLFDFMRKFYGILGLTFKLKLSTRPEKFLGEIETWDRAESRLKEALDEFAASDKDGGVSWELNPGDGAFYGPKIDIAVLDCLNRPWQCATIQLDFQQPQNFSLEYQTGEAVQKGETKAAVEEPAPPAPEAEAEKDKDGKEKKKPLLIKKALSPGCARPVMIHRAMAGSIERFTAILAEHFAGKWPFWMSPRQVIVIPVGMGFLDYAKEVAALLKNEKFYADVDSSGNTLQKKIRNGQLAQYNFVFVVGDDEMRNRKVNIRYRDDTSTQARDVPFDLDEAIQKLRQLKSDRGMYNPFPHVAEARKEEEVKA; encoded by the exons ATGGAGAAGGTTGAAAAGGTTACCGAAGCCCTCAAGAAGGCCACAATCGGCGgcgatgagaagaaggccaagaaggagaagaaggcagcCCCTGCCGCCGATGCCAGCGCCGGCCCCCTCGAGATgaacccccctccatccttcATCCAGGAGCGTATCGACCTGTTCGACCGCCTGTACAAGGAACAGCAGGAAGAAATTGCCAGTAGACCTCGCGAGGACATCACAATCACAATGCCAGATGGCACCATCAAGGTCGGCAAATCGTACGagaccacccccgccgaaaTTGCCAAGGGCATCTCCAACAGCCTCTTCAAGCGCACTGTTGTTGCGAGAATTGATGGCGAGACATTGTGGGATCTCGAGCGTCCCCTCGAGAAGAGCTGCAAGCTTGAGCTTCTGGACTTCAACGACGACCAGGGCAAGTTTGTCTTCTGGCATTCCAGCGCACATATTCTTGGCGAGGCCTGCGAGCGGAGGTTCGGTTGCTCGCTGTGCATTGGTCCCCCAGTGGACAATGGTTTCTACTACGAAATGGCTCTGCCAGATGGTGCCGCTGTTCAGTCCACAGACTGGGCGCCACTTGAGAGCATTGTCAGCAAggtggtcaaggagaagcagccttTCCAGAGACTCGAGATGAGCAAGGAGGACCTGCTCAAGATGTTTGCCTACAACAAGTACAAGCAGCACATCATCAAGGACAAGATTGAGGATGGCACCAAGACCACAGTTTACAGGAACGGCCCCTTGATCGATTTGTGCAGAGGCCCCCACGTCCCCGACACTGGCAGAATCGAGGCTTTTGCCATCATGAAGAACTCGTCTTCTTACTTCCTCGGTGATGCGAACAACGACTCCCTTCAGAGAATTTACGGTGTATCTTTCCCCGACAAGAAGCAAATGGCTGCCCATAAGaagtttttggaggaggccgcTAAGCGCGACCACCGCTTGATTGGCAAGCAGCAAGAGTTGTTCTATTTTGAGGAGTGCTCGCCCGGTTCGGCCATGTGGCTGCCCCACGGTATGCGCATCCACAATGCGATTATGGATTACATCAAGGAGGAGTACTGGGCCCGTGGCTACGACGAGGTCATGACTCCCAATATGTTTAATGTGTCTCTTTGGGAGCAATCTGGCCACTTGGCGCATTACAAGGAGGACATGTTCCTTCTTGACGTGGACAAGGAGCAGTTCGGTCTCAAGCCCATGAACTGCCCGGCCCACGCCATGATGTTCCGTCACAGAGAGCGCAGTCACAAGGAACTTCCCCTCCGCCTTGCCGATTTCGGTGTCCTCCACCGTAACGAAGCCAGCGGTGCGCTCAGCGGTCTCACCAGAGTGAGAAGATTCCAGCAGGATGATGCCCACATCTTCTGCCGCGAGGACCAGATCAAGGAGGAAGTTGCCGATCTCTTCGACTTCATGCGCAAGTTCTACGGTATCCTCGGCCTCACATTCAAGCTCAAGCTTTCTACTCGCCCAGAAAAGTTCCTTGGTGAGATCGAGACATGGGACCGCGCCGAGTCTCGTCTTAAGGAGGCTCTTGACGAGTTTGCTGCCTCTGAcaaggatggtggtgtctcTTGGGAGCTCAACCCTGGTGATGGTGCCTTCTACGGCCCCAAGATTGATATCGCTGTGCTGGACTGCCTCAACAGACCGTGGCAGTGCGCCACCATCCAGCTTGACTTCCAGCAGCCCCAGAACTTCTCCCTCGAGTACCAGACTGGCGAGGCTGTGCAAAAGGGTGAGAccaaggctgctgttgaggagcctgctcctcctgctcctgaggccgaggccgagaaggacaaggacggcaaggagaagaagaagcctcttctcatcaagaaggctcTTTCTCCTGGCTGTGCCCGTCCTGTCATGATCCACCGTGCCATGGCTGGCAGTATCGAGCGCTTCACTGCCATTTTGGCTGAGCACTTTGCCGGCAAGTGGCCATTCTGGATGTCGCCTCGCCAGGTTATCGTTATCCCCGTTGGCATGGGCTTCTTGGATTACGCTAAGGAGGTCGCTGCCCTGCTGAAGAACGAGAAGTTTTATGCCG ATGTCGACAGCTCCGGCAATACCCTTCAGAAGAAGATTCGCAACGGCCAGCTCGCCCAAT ACAACTTCGTCTTCGTGGTcggcgacgacgagatgCGCAACCGCAAGGTCAACATCCGCTATCGCGACGACACCTCCACCCAGGCGAGAGATGTGCCTTTTGACTTGGACGAGGCCATTCAGAAGCTCAGGCAGCTCAAGTCTGACAGGGGCATGTACAACCCCTTTCCTCATGTGgccgaggcgaggaaggaggaggaggtcaaggcttAG
- the CHO1 gene encoding CDP-diacylglycerol-serine O-phosphatidyltransferase (BUSCO:EOG09263MR4; COG:I; EggNog:ENOG503NU2S), with translation MSKRTSVAASGSAASCSNDASVSKSPALKDNKQDLLLSSDVGHFSLVRALHLADLITELNGLCGILSVFSSLRYCIATGPLASALNTEAHSTLYWALGFLPLGLFFDFFDGKVARWRKKSSMMGQELDSLADLISFGVAPASAAFAMGLRTPVDHLLLGFFVLCGLTRLARFNVTAAAIPKDATGKAKYFEGTPIPTTLATDAVMAYWISKGWIHEALPLGTLFTGTLLEFHPVALMFAVHGCLMCSKTIHIPKP, from the exons atgtcAAAGAGAACAAGCGTCGCGGCCTCCGGGTCTGCCGCCTCCTGCAGCAACGATGCCTCCGTCTCCAAGTCGCCAGCGC TAAAAGACAACAAGcaagacctcctcctctcgtCCGATGTAGGCCACTTCTCCCTCGTTCGCGCCCTCCACCTGGCCGACCTCATCACCGAGCTCAACGGCCTCTGCGGCATCCTCTCCGTCTTTTCCTCTCTGCGGTACTGCATCGCCACGGGTCCCCTCGCCTCGGCGCTGAACACGGAAGCCCACTCGACGCTCTACTGGGCGCTGGGGTTCCTGCCTCTGGGGTTGTTCTTTGACTTTTTCGACGGTAAAGTTGCGCGGTGGAGGAAAAAGAGCAGCATGATGGGGCAGGAGCTGGATTCGCTTGCCGATCTT ATCTCGTTCGGCGTAGCCCCAGCCTCAGCCGCCTTCGCCATGGGCCTCCGCACACCAGtcgaccacctcctcctcggcttcttTGTCTTGTGCGGCCTGACGAGACTGGCCCGGTTCAACGTcactgccgccgccatcccaAAGGACGCCACAGGAAAGGCAAAGTACTTTGAGGGAACCCCCATCCCTACAACGTTGGCTACCGACGCGGTGATGGCGTATTGGATCTCCAAAGGCTGGATTCACGAGGCGTTGCCTCTGGGCACTTTGTTCACGGGCACCCTCCTAGAGTTTCACCCGGTGGCGCTCATGTTTGCTGTTCATGGGTGTTTGATGTGCAGCAAGACGATTCATATCCCTAAGCCTTAG
- a CDS encoding hypothetical protein (EggNog:ENOG503NZ75; MEROPS:MER0011194; COG:O), producing MGPRKPPNKHPFYAPEDSSSLKHVTNAEDIRDFAPRRSGRATKKPSHPGDIEQEQAPAKTRKRKANNPALDKPEPEAEQDEGQQSGPDSDPDSEPEPELPEHVTKDIIAASLEPWKENELEEWDGWAEVVSDPKLFTDILRKLGVEDAEIREPLDLETLAATFESPVYGLVFLQSYISMRQVWLPHQPDDKSDLWFSRQTATNACGTIALLNIVMNAKDLALGEKLSEFKEQSKDLSPPFRGNKVATSTFIRAAHNMHNSRLDLLNAVLELEQDAMRNKRARAAKRARGKAASANRRRSSGASSAAYHFVAFVPIGNGIWLFDGLDTEPGYICDIENPDNWLIDIQWTLEEYMRGRETECNLMALCGNTQTDSENRAASRQNDFGLAIHEWIKRLSESGALDELVEN from the exons ATGGGTCCGAGAAAACCACCGAACAAGCATCCGTTTTATGCACCAGAGGACTCCTCCTCTCTAAAACACGTCACCAACGCAGAGGATATTAGGGATTTCGCTCCTCGTCGCTCGGGTCGCGCGACTAAGAAGCCCAGCCATCCTGGTGATATCGAACAAGAGCAGGCACCTGCGAAGACTAGAAAGCGGAAGGCAAATAACCCAGCACTTGATAAGCCGGAGCCTGAGGCAGAGCAGGATGAGGGGCAGCAATCTGGGCCCGACTCTGATCCTGACAGTGAACCTGAGCCCGAACTGCCCGAGCACGTGACGAAAGACATCATCGCGGCGTCGCTCGAACCATGGAAGGAAAACGAATTGGAAGAGTGGGATGGTTGGGCAGAGGTGGTGTCGGATCCCAAGCTCTTCACCGACATCTTAAGAAAGCTGGGTGTTGAGGACGCAGAGATAAGAGAACCGCTGGACCTCGAGACGCTCGCTGCCACTTTTGA GTCTCCGGTTTATGGGTTGGTATTCCTTCAAAGTTACATAAGTATGCGGCAGGTTTGGCTCCCGCATCAGCCCGACGACAAATCAGATTTGTGGTTCTCCAGGCAGACGGCTACGAATGCGTGCGGTACCATTGCCCTCCTGAACATTGTCATGAACGCCAAAGATCTTGCTCTCGGGGAAAAGCTTAGCGAGTTCAAGGAGCAGTCCAAGGACTTGAGCCCCCCGTTCCGAGGCAACAAGGTCGCCACCAGCACCTTTATACGAGCTGCCCACAATATGCACAACAGCCGCCTTGACCTTCTAAATGCTGTGCTGGAGCTTGAACAAGACGCCATGCGGAACAAGCGGGCCCGGGCGGCCAAGAGGGCAAGGGGAAAGGCAGCATCTGCTAATAGAAGACGCAGTAGTGGTGCTTCTAGTGCAGCCTATCATTTTGTTGCTTTTGTGCCCATCGGTAACGGCATCTGGCTTTTTGATGGCTTGGACACGGAACCGGGATACATCTGCGACATTGAGAATCCCGACAACTGGTTAATAGACATTCAGTGGACTCTGGAAGAGTACATGAGAGGGCGGGAAACCGAGTGCAACCTCATGGCCCTCTGCGGGAACACCCAAACCGACAGCGAAAATAGGGCTGCCAGCCGCCAAAACGATTTCGGACTGGCCATTCACGAGTGGATAAAAAGGTTGAGCGAGTCTGGTGCCCTTGACGAGCTCGTCGAGAATTAG
- a CDS encoding hypothetical protein (COG:U; EggNog:ENOG503NU01; BUSCO:EOG092604ZZ) — MTGVGAFPQTPVAPRVGRARPTPFNNNHPPTLQHQPRRPLANPNPLPVAPQAGGAPPTANPPVIPLNILDAPTQRLYAVAVYAALLAWKLYDWAGVVEEDTESLWLFLKWVAIDCAFLFGLPELRIPWLELSQPFVISAFFIHAFIDWSLMFNLGFGWQGWIIGIVKMFYDRELAISEHNVKLSNIIHNHSLIMGKQIINILPEGSAVLNPERHPLCLSSDQKTALIPMFFNATIPVEVELLRTDLETGHQESIKLGRVHLRDIERKAKKNSDLDDMQSVVHFEYPAKKPGAYQLGKVLDEYKLEVQRPGPPTFVVPCPKAWVGPTTTPGRCLADLSDLTLQVEGTPPLKITYSRAINGKDVSFHFQSLQPEGFTSPLGAIRPTSLVQDDDEDISWARPQRVPVSVNESMYASGKWQYSVDEVQDGFGNVVKYISPSEDPEGKAKPKELVQDFLVKERPILKLDGCDLRNPLRAARGDSKELPVKFGIGGTPDSTAHSLSWLFSPIDTLTDTGDHGDVVSVGTFNAKNARDKPRISAPGLYTLKSVSSGGCEGEVREPSSCLLLNPLEPKLSLRSEEIPDTCAGNSIGLQVDLHLIGTPPFILRYDIIENGKTKHADPVKIPGLRHQMELIPSVSGHHKYIFTHISDDVYKGIKLSGPEFTLEQDVKPQASAILQQTIGKKACLGDHVTADVMLLGDAPFTLEWEIIHDGKRKAHKATNIERNEYQISTPPLTQGGEYTLALSSVQDKRGCRNFLKQELKISVRRQSPRAAFGQIEHKRKITGVEGSPLSLPLRLTGEGPWKVSYIKLNDDAATRQERTVRNDNGYLSVRERGTYQLVDVWDHQCHGVIDPKTSTFEVDWFSRPDMSVLLSHGVQRTETGYRLEDVCEGDVSGFEVGMKGTPPFSIEYEIRHKAPQGSASTAKKKFDVALRKESIQADTSKAGTYRYKFTALEDHLYNSDRNFKPVLVEQKVNSKPTAAFAKPGQTFKYCKSEQGAEEGIPVVLSGVPPFSLEVEIKHQSAALPEIYRTPVINSNTYEIQIPRHQLRLGTQNIRIRDVKDGSGCHSATANIGGPSIQVQLFEAPTIYPLETRTDYCVGERISYTLSGSPPFDVWYTFHGVERKAKSTTTNFRRVAESPGEFVITTISDKSSECKAPVNVAKTIHPMPAVKISRGKNARVDIHEGGEVEILFEFWGTPPFEFTYTRSTNAKKGQKSVVLETRHDISHEHSKVIRASQEGTYEVVAIKDKFCAFSTMGGDEKGDRKGQKKLGY; from the exons ATGACCGGCGTCGGTGCCTTTCCTCAGACCCCCGTGGCACCCCGAGTAGGGCGTGCCCGGCCAACTcccttcaacaacaatcATCCGccaaccctccaacaccagccTCGACGACCACTGGCAAACCCCAATCCGCTGCCCGTGGCTCCCCAAGCAGGCGGCGCACCCCCCACTGCCAACCCTCCCGTCATTCCATTAAACATCCTCGATGCCCCGACACAGCGTCTGTACGCGGTTGCCGTCTATGCTGCGCTCTTGGCATGGAAGCTCTACGACTGGGCcggcgtggtggaggaggacacCGAGTCCTTGTGGCTGTTTCTCAAATGGGTTGCCATAGATTGCGCCTTCTTGTTCGGCCTGCCAGAGCTTAGGATACCATGGCTGGAACTATCGCAGCCCTTCGTTATATCGGCCTTCTTTATTCACGCCTTCATTGACTGGTCCTTGATGTTCAACCTTGGG TTTGGTTGGCAGGGATGGATCATCGGAATTGTCAAGATGTTTTATGATCGCGAACTGGCTATTTCTGAGCACAACGTCAAGCTTTCCAACATTATTCACAACCACTCGCTCATCATGGGCAAGCAAATCATCAACATTCTCCCCGAGGGCTCAGCGGTGCTCAACCCCGAACGACACCCGCTCTGCTTGAGTAGTGACCAGAAGACCGCGCTCATCCCCATGTTTTTCAACGCTACCATTCCGGTCGAAGTCGAGCTGCTTCGCACCGATCTCGAAACGGGTCATCAAGAGTCCATCAAGCTCGGCAGAGTGCATCTTAGGGATATCGAACgaaaggccaagaagaataGCGACCTTGATGATATGCAGTCTGTGGTCCACTTTGAATATCCTGCCAAGAAGCCTGGCGCCTACCAACTCGGAAAAGTTCTGGACGAGTACAAGTTGGAGGTGCAGCGTCCTGGTCCCCCAACTTTTGTTGTGCCTTGCCCAAAGGCTTGGGTTGGGCCCACGACAACCCCCGGAAGGTGTCTCGCTGATCTCTCGGATCTGACTCTTCAGGTGGAAGGTACTCCGCCCCTCAAGATCACTTACAGCCGTGCCATCAATGGCAAGGATGTCAGCTTTCACTTTCAGAGCTTGCAGCCCGAGGGATTCACGAGTCCTCTCGGCGCCATACGGCCCACGAGTCTGGTGCaggatgacgatgaagacaTCTCCTGGGCCAGGCCCCAGCGCGTTCCTGTCAGTGTCAACGAGTCCATGTACGCCAGCGGAAAGTGGCAGTACTCTGTTGACGAGGTCCAGGACGGATTTGGGAACGTTGTTAAGTACATTTCCCCTTCGGAAGATCCAGAGGGCAAAGCCAAGCCCAAGGAACTGGTCCAGGACTTCCTCGTCAAAGAACGCCCAATCCTTAAACTTGATGGGTGTGATCTGAGGAACCCGTTGAGGGCTGCCAGGGGTGACTCCAAGGAGCTGCCGGTCAAGTTTGGGATTGGCGGTACGCCTGATTCAACAGCGCACAGTCTGAGCTGGCTTTTCTCGCCCATAGACACCCTTACAGATACCGGAGATCACGGAGATGTGGTTTCGGTTGGCACCTTCAATGCTAAAAATGCCAGGGACAAACCAAGGATCTCTGCTCCCGGTCTTTACACTCTCAAGTCTGTATCTTCCGGTGGATGTGAGGGTGAAGTGCGGGAGCCATCCTCCTGCTTGCTTTTGAACCCTCTCGAACCAAAACTTTCACTGCGTTCAGAAGAAATTCCAGACACATGTGCTGGCAACTCGATCGGTCTCCAGGTGGACCTTCACTTGATTGGCACTCCACCGTTCATCCTTCGATACGATATCATTGAAAACGGAAAAACGAAACACGCGGACCCGGTTAAGATCCCTGGCCTGCGCCACCAGATGGAGTTGATCCCCAGCGTTTCCGGGCACCACAAGTACATCTTCACTCATATCAGTGACGATGTCTACAAGGGAATCAAACTTTCGGGCCCAGAATTCACCCTGGAGCAGGATGTCAAGCCGCAGGCGAGCGCTATTCTCCAGCAGACCATCGGTAAAAAGGCTTGCTTGGGAGACCACGTGACGGCGGACGTCATGCTCCTGGGAGACGCACCCTTCACTTTGGAATGGGAAATCATCCACgatggaaagagaaaggccCACAAGGCTACCAACATTGAAAGGAATGAGTACCAAATCTCGACGCCGCCTTTGACCCAGGGTGGCGAGTACACTCTGGCATTGAGCAGCGTGCAGGACAAGAGAGGCTGCCGCAACTTTTTGAAGCAAGAGTTGAAGATCTCGGTACGTCGCCAAAGCCCAAGGGCTGCGTTTGGCCAGATTGAGCACAAGCGCAAGATCACGGGCGTCGAGGGCTCCCCCCTTAGCCTGCCTTTGAGGCTCACTGGTGAGGGACCCTGGAAGGTTTCGTACATCAAGCTCAACGACGACGCGGCTACGCGTCAAGAGAGGACTGTCAGAAACGACAATGGTTATCTTTCGGTCCGGGAACGTGGTACCTACCAGCTTGTGGATGTTTGGGACCACCAATGCCATGGTGTTATTGACCCCAAGACCTCCACATTTGAGGTCGACTGGTTCTCTCGCCCCGACATGTCTGTGCTGCTCTCTCACGGCGTTCAGCGAACGGAGACTGGATACCGCCTGGAAGATGTCTGCGAAGGTGATGTGTCTGGTTTCGAGGTGGGCATGAAGG GAACTCCCCCATTCTCGATTGAGTACGAGATTCGCCACAAGGCCCCTCAAGGATCAGCGTCTACTGCTAAGAAGAAGTTTGATGTCGCCTTGAGAAAGGAATCAATCCAAGCCGACACATCCAAGGCCGGCACATACAGGTACAAGTTCACGGCGTTGGAAGACCACCTGTACAACAGCGATCGCAACTTCAAGCCCGTGCTCGTAGAGCAGAAGGTGAACAGCAAGCCCACGGCGGCATTTGCCAAACCTGGACAAACCTTCAAGTATTGCAAGTCCGAGCAGGGTGCGGAAGAAGGAATCCCTGTCGTCCTCTCAGGTGTGCCTCCATTTTCTCTGGAGGTCGAGATCAAGCACCAAAGCGCCGCCCTCCCCGAGATTTACCGGACCCCCGTCATCAACTCGAACACGTACGAAATCCAGATCCCTCGGCATCAGCTTCGCCTTGGTACCCAGAACATCCGCATCCGCGATGTCAAGGATGGCAGCGGCTGCCACTCGGCCACAGCCAACATTGGCGGTCCTTCGATCCAGGTGCAGCTCTTTGAGGCGCCCACCATCTACCCGCTCGAGACACGCACCGACTACTGCGTGGGTGAGCGTATCTCGTACACCTTGTCAGGCAGCCCACCATTCGACGTCTGGTATACCTTTCACGGCGTCGAGCGCAAAGCCAAGTCAACCACGACTAACTTCCGTCGCGTGGCCGAGTCGCCTGGTGAGTTTGTCATCACGACCATTTCAGACAAGTCGTCCGAGTGCAAGGCGCCTGTCAATGTGGCCAAGACGATCCACCCCATGCCGGCCGTCAAGATCAGCAGGGGCAAGAACGCTCGCGTTGATATCCAcgaaggtggagaggtggagaTTCTGTTCGAGTTCTGGGGCACGCCTCCGTTTGAGTTTACGTATACTCGTAGCACGAACGCGAAGAAGGGACAGAAGAGTGTTGTGTTGGAGACCAGGCACGATATTAGCCACGAGCACAGCAAGGTCATCCGGGCGAGCCAGGAGGGCACGTACGAGGTTGTGGCCATCAAGGATAAGTTTTGCGCTTTTTCGACGATGGGGGGAGATGAGAAGGGTGATAGGAAGGGACAGAAGAAGTTGGGGTATTGA
- a CDS encoding hypothetical protein (COG:S; EggNog:ENOG503NXJC) → MRSNDLVILNTTEHHKIETTMESGEYVPGSVYFDAPNKGAAIFFAIAFAFSGFYHIYQCIHYKSWRLTGLYVFCAVLFAGGFVGAFDYTNLVKYIVSVCLIYGAPPLLELANYNILGRILYYAPYHSPIHPGRVITTFAFISAVIEALNGNGVSLTANQSLTPWRQDIGRALLKGSLLIQVFVITLFILLAAIFHRRCYKSGMRNAKLCNPLYTLYISTALLFARTIFRVVEYWSIAEHDYWKPGFDPKSLSQAIRYESFSCV, encoded by the exons ATGAGGAGTAACGATTTGGTCATACTCAACACCACTGAGCACCACAAGATCGAAACCACGATGGAGTCAGGAGAATACG TCCCTGGCAGTGTGTACTTTGACGCCCCCAACAAGGGAgctgccatcttcttcgccataGCTTTTGCTTTCTCTGGCTTTTACCACATCTACCAGTGCAT CCACTACAAGAGCTGGCGCCTAACCGGCCTCTACGTCTTCTGCGCCGTCCTATTCGCCGGGGGCTTCGTC GGAGCCTTTGACTacaccaacctcgtcaaGTACATAGTCAGTGTTTGCCTCATCTACGGCGCACC GCCCCTCCTGGAGCTCGCAAACTACAACATACTCGGCAGAATCCTGTACTATGCCCCCTACCactcccccatccaccccggCCGGGTAATCACCACCTTCGCCTTCATCTCCGCCGTCATCGAAGCCCTCAACGGCAACGGCGTCTCCCTAACAGCAAAccaatccctcaccccctgGCGCCAAGACATTGGCCGCGCCCTCCTCAAAGgatccctcctcatccaagtcttcgtcatcaccctcttcatcctcctaGCAGCCATCTTCCACCGCCGCTGTTATAAGTCAGGGATGCGCAACGCCAAACTCTGCAACCCGCTCTACACGCTATACATCTCCACCGCGTTGCTCTTTGCAAGGACAATCTTCCGGGTGGTGGAGTACTGGTCCATCGCTGAGCATGATTACTGGAAGCCGGGGTTTGATCCCAAGAGTTTGAGCCAGGCGATCAGATATGAGAGTTTTTCTTGTGTTTGA